The genome window GCCGCCGATGCAACCCGCCCACGCCGACGACCTCGCCCTCGCGAGCCGCTGCGCGGCCGGCGACCGGGACGCCCAGCGCGCGCTGTTTCGCGAGCACCGCGCGCGCGTCCACGCGACGTTGTACCGGGTACTGGGCTCCAACCGCGACATGGAGGACCTCGTCCAGGAGGCGTTCCTCGAGGTGTTCCGCTCGCTGGCCGGCTTTCGCGGGGACGCGAAACTCGCGACCTGGATCGACCGCGTGACGGCGCGCACCGCGTACCGCTATCTTGCGCGGCGGCCGCGACCCGCCGTTCACCTCGAGGCGGTGCCCGAACCGGCGGCGGCCGGCGCGTCCGCCGAGCGCCGCGCGATCGCGCGCGATGCCGTGCGTCGGTTGTATCGACACCTGGATCGGCTCGAACCGAAGTACCGCGTCCCCTTCGCACTCCACGTGATCGACGGCCGGCCGTTGCGGGACGTCGCGCGCATCACCGGCGCGTCGCTCGTCGCCACGAAGACGCGCGTGTGGCGCGCGCGCCGCGAGTTGATGCGCCGCGCCGCCCGCGACCCCGCGCTCGCCGCGCTGATCGCGCCCACCGCCCGGGAGACCGCGCCATGAACCGACCGCCGGAACCGTTCGACGTCGAACCCTTGTCGGCTCGCGATTGGGAGCGCATCGAGCACAACCTGTTTGCGGCACTGGACCGACAGCCGGCGCCGCCGCCCGCGGCGGTGGTGCCGCGCCGCGCGTGGATGTGGGCCGCCGCCGGCTGTGCGGCCGTCGCGGCCGCGGCGGTGGCGCTGTGGCCGCGCGCGGCGGGCGAGCCGGCTGCGCCGCAGGTGTCGCGCATCGCGACCGGCGACGAGCCGTCGCGCGTGTCGTTCGGTGACATCGCCGCCGACGTGGCGCCGCACTCGGCCCTGGTCATAAGCGGTGACGGCGCGCGCGGCGCCGTCGCGGTGCTCGAGCGCGGCGCGGCGCGGTTTGCGGTGGAACCGCGCCGCGGGCGGCCGGCGTTCGTCGTCCATGCGGGCGACGTGCGCGTCACGGTGATCGGCACCGAGTTCGCCGTCGCGCGCCACGGCGACGGCGCGTCGGTCGAGGTGTACCGGGGCACGGTG of Deltaproteobacteria bacterium contains these proteins:
- a CDS encoding RNA polymerase sigma factor, with translation MKPPMQPAHADDLALASRCAAGDRDAQRALFREHRARVHATLYRVLGSNRDMEDLVQEAFLEVFRSLAGFRGDAKLATWIDRVTARTAYRYLARRPRPAVHLEAVPEPAAAGASAERRAIARDAVRRLYRHLDRLEPKYRVPFALHVIDGRPLRDVARITGASLVATKTRVWRARRELMRRAARDPALAALIAPTARETAP